One genomic segment of Anas platyrhynchos isolate ZD024472 breed Pekin duck chromosome 32, IASCAAS_PekinDuck_T2T, whole genome shotgun sequence includes these proteins:
- the LOC140000475 gene encoding olfactory receptor 14A16-like: MSNSSSVSEFLLLPFADTRQLQLLHFGLFLGIYLAALLGNGLILTAVACNHHLHTPMYFFLLNLTFLDLASISTSVPKAMADSLWDTRAISYEGCATQVLLFAFFLTAEYSILTVMAYDRYIAICKPLHYGSLLSSRACAQMAAAAWGSGFLNAVLHTANTFSLPLCHGNALDQFFCEIPQILKLSCSHAYLREIWTLLFSISLALVCFVFIVLSYVQIFKAVLRMPSEQGRHKAFSTCLPHLAVVSLFLSTVMFAYLKPLSLSSPTLNLVVSFLYSVVPPAVNPLIYSMRNKVLKDAVWKFLQYMLLQINNVP, encoded by the coding sequence atgtccaacagcagctctgtgagcgagttcctcctcctgccattcgcagacacacgccagctgcagctcctgcacttcgggctcttcctgggcatctacctggctgccctcctgggcaacggtctcatcctcacagccgtagcctgcaaccaccacctccacacccccatgtacttcttcctcctcaacctcacCTTCCTCGACCTGGCCTCCATCTCTACTagtgtccccaaagccatggctgactccctctgggacaccagggccatttcctatgaaGGATGTGCTACACAGGTCTTACTGTTTGCCTTCTTTCTCACAGCAGAGTATTCCATTCTTACTGTCATGGcttatgaccgctacattgccatctgcaaacccctgcattacgggagcctcctgagcagcagagcttgtgcccagatggcagcagctgcctggggcagtggctttctcaatgctgtcctgcacactgccaatacattttccctgcccctctgccatggcaatgccctggaccagttcttctgtgaaatcccccagatcctcaagctctcctgctcacatgcctacctcagggaaatCTGGACACTTCTGTTTAGTATTTCCTTAGCATTagtttgctttgtcttcattgtgttgtcctatgtgcagatcttcaaggccgtgctgaggatgccctcagagcagggccggcacaaagccttttccacgtgcctccctcacctggccgtggtctccctgtttctcagtactgtcatgtttgcctacctgaaaccCCTCTCACTCTCCTCCCCAACTCTAAATCTCgtggtgtcatttctgtactcagtggtgcctccagcagtgaaccccctcatctacagcatgaggaataagGTGCTCAAGGATGCAGTCTGGAAATTCTTGCAATACATGCTTCTTCAAATCAATAATGTGCCTTAA